A DNA window from Acetobacter aceti NBRC 14818 contains the following coding sequences:
- a CDS encoding GumC family protein has translation MLDRPLDCTFEQPRAEPPPVAVGAYGLTMRYLSMGWRHRYLFSTVALGIFLLGAVAVLSLKRSFMAPATVVVTTHVVDPMAQSSDASQSIEDDEPATQSALIASRDVAALVLKELPPPPAPVSHNWHHFLCEHGVRLGCAAGTETASNSAGVIDRQIDGLLASVTVEPVPRSRILTVTAKADTGERAAAVANAFVTNYQKLALNQQRSDLQREAEWLDDRTTALRQRWLEAEGAASAYNVQHALVNTTGGSPLVEHQISDMAVSLGQAQTRYAAAQARVSTLKAAIQSGDPQTLLSLGEQPLVVAAATALMQEESQRAQKSASFGPNHPDVIAFDRQIASSRANLAAATHRALLSINGELASARADVDQLTSDLDRLRVQSGKQSGAQAEYRTLDQESQSARSIYEAFLERAKQLTDRVALLQPPIMFVSHAAVPATATFPNRKKLMMGVIVLALVGGVGAVALRIFFSSGFTDLDEFRGFGGMPLLAVFPRIQAGRKKSPVDLMRDHPFSMPAEAVRQLGAQLSMASGGSRSGDARIVAITSALPGDGKMTLASWLAAATEEAGETALVIDTDFSRRVGLDRNKAGGSLGLSDVLQGKVAARNVIVRDQGRGCDVMSAGTPRGYIFDRAEISQLQDLFRDLSRSYRVIVLVTPPLGVTAGGLSMASVADQTLFVCRWGRTSRETTAACIERLRLYGARLSGFVVTGTDSGSFNLLCGAQLTRQETRLIAHRRQA, from the coding sequence ATGCTTGATCGACCACTGGATTGCACTTTCGAGCAGCCAAGAGCTGAACCGCCTCCAGTAGCCGTAGGGGCGTATGGCCTCACAATGCGTTATCTGTCGATGGGGTGGCGGCACCGTTATCTGTTCAGCACTGTCGCCTTGGGGATTTTTCTTCTGGGTGCAGTGGCGGTGCTGTCACTGAAGCGTTCTTTTATGGCCCCTGCAACCGTGGTTGTCACAACGCATGTTGTGGACCCGATGGCGCAGTCATCAGATGCAAGCCAGTCTATTGAAGATGATGAACCTGCCACACAGTCAGCATTAATTGCCTCACGAGATGTAGCAGCCCTGGTTCTGAAGGAGCTTCCGCCGCCGCCTGCGCCGGTATCGCATAACTGGCATCATTTTCTGTGTGAACATGGTGTCAGACTGGGATGCGCTGCCGGGACGGAAACAGCAAGCAATAGTGCTGGAGTCATTGATCGCCAGATTGATGGCCTTCTGGCTAGTGTAACGGTGGAGCCGGTGCCAAGATCCCGTATTCTTACGGTGACGGCAAAAGCCGATACAGGTGAACGGGCGGCGGCTGTGGCAAATGCGTTTGTCACCAACTACCAGAAGCTGGCGTTGAATCAGCAACGAAGCGATCTGCAGCGTGAAGCGGAATGGCTGGATGACCGGACTACGGCGCTTCGTCAGCGCTGGCTGGAAGCAGAGGGGGCCGCCAGCGCCTATAATGTCCAGCATGCCCTGGTCAACACTACGGGCGGATCACCGCTTGTCGAACATCAGATCTCCGACATGGCGGTCAGTCTGGGGCAGGCGCAGACGCGTTACGCGGCTGCCCAAGCGCGGGTATCCACCTTGAAAGCTGCCATACAGAGCGGTGATCCGCAGACACTTCTGTCTCTGGGTGAACAGCCTCTTGTGGTGGCGGCGGCGACGGCGCTGATGCAGGAAGAAAGTCAGAGGGCGCAGAAGAGCGCTTCTTTCGGTCCCAACCACCCAGACGTTATCGCTTTTGACAGACAGATTGCCAGCAGTCGTGCGAATCTGGCCGCCGCCACCCATAGGGCTCTCCTTTCGATCAATGGAGAACTTGCTTCTGCGCGGGCCGATGTTGACCAATTGACGTCAGATCTTGATCGTCTTCGCGTCCAGTCAGGCAAGCAGAGTGGCGCGCAGGCGGAATACCGCACCCTCGATCAGGAATCACAAAGCGCACGCAGCATATATGAGGCTTTTCTTGAGCGGGCCAAGCAACTGACGGATCGCGTCGCTCTTCTTCAGCCACCCATCATGTTTGTCTCACATGCAGCGGTTCCGGCAACGGCTACTTTTCCCAATCGCAAGAAGCTGATGATGGGCGTGATTGTCCTTGCTCTTGTTGGTGGCGTGGGTGCGGTCGCGCTGCGGATTTTCTTTTCGTCAGGCTTCACTGATCTGGATGAATTCAGGGGCTTTGGCGGTATGCCTTTGCTGGCTGTTTTTCCTCGGATACAGGCGGGTCGGAAAAAATCTCCCGTCGATCTTATGCGGGACCATCCATTCTCTATGCCCGCGGAAGCTGTGAGGCAGCTGGGAGCTCAGCTTTCCATGGCCAGTGGTGGATCGCGTAGTGGCGATGCGAGGATTGTCGCGATAACCTCGGCACTCCCTGGCGATGGAAAGATGACGCTGGCTTCATGGCTCGCTGCAGCCACAGAGGAAGCTGGCGAAACGGCCTTGGTCATTGATACCGATTTCAGTCGCCGCGTTGGCCTTGATCGAAATAAGGCAGGTGGTTCTCTTGGGCTTTCAGATGTTCTGCAGGGAAAAGTCGCAGCCCGGAACGTCATTGTGCGGGATCAAGGCCGAGGCTGTGATGTCATGTCCGCCGGCACACCGCGTGGCTATATCTTCGACCGGGCCGAGATTTCACAATTGCAGGATCTGTTTCGTGATCTTTCCCGCTCTTATCGTGTAATCGTTCTTGTTACGCCGCCATTGGGTGTGACAGCTGGAGGTCTGTCGATGGCTTCTGTGGCGGATCAGACGCTTTTTGTCTGTCGCTGGGGACGCACGTCTCGAGAAACAACGGCTGCATGTATTGAGCGTCTAAGGCTTTATGGAGCCAGACTGTCAGGGTTTGTTGTGACAGGCACTGACAGTGGATCCTTCAATCTTCTTTGCGGCGCTCAGTTGACCCGACAGGAAACCCGCCTGATCGCCCATCGGCGTCAAGCGTGA
- a CDS encoding WecB/TagA/CpsF family glycosyltransferase produces MRSDVAPKEKYKRFCGHDFPVVGVMGLNLMDIPREDIVACLIETVRQKGAARVINANAHCVTLSQKQPWLRELFDRAEIAFCDGAGVQLASMFLTGKNLHRTTPPEWIGNMLSALGEKADIFWLGGEQEVAEKGAAAFAAKYGCRTAGVQHGFFDATPGSPESETVLAKIVAAKPSVLLLNMGMPRQEQWLWDNWDRLPPMVAITAGALVDHAAGRVSRPPRWVANLGLEWLVRLSREPTRLWRRYLLGLPRFGLYVLWWRLCALLGKKMV; encoded by the coding sequence ATGCGTTCTGATGTTGCGCCCAAGGAAAAATACAAACGGTTCTGTGGCCATGATTTCCCGGTCGTCGGGGTCATGGGGCTGAACCTGATGGATATTCCTCGTGAAGATATTGTCGCCTGTCTGATAGAGACTGTAAGGCAGAAGGGTGCGGCGAGGGTTATCAACGCGAATGCCCACTGTGTAACGCTTTCTCAAAAGCAGCCTTGGCTACGAGAGCTTTTTGACAGGGCTGAAATCGCGTTTTGCGATGGTGCCGGTGTCCAGTTGGCCTCAATGTTCCTGACGGGCAAGAATCTGCACAGGACAACGCCACCCGAATGGATTGGCAACATGCTATCCGCTCTGGGTGAGAAGGCAGATATTTTCTGGCTGGGCGGAGAGCAGGAGGTTGCTGAAAAAGGCGCGGCTGCCTTTGCAGCGAAATATGGCTGTCGGACCGCGGGTGTTCAGCATGGTTTTTTTGACGCCACTCCTGGCAGCCCGGAATCTGAGACGGTTCTCGCAAAGATTGTAGCGGCGAAACCATCGGTGCTTCTGCTCAATATGGGAATGCCGCGTCAGGAACAGTGGCTATGGGATAACTGGGACAGGCTGCCGCCAATGGTGGCGATAACGGCTGGAGCCCTTGTTGATCATGCGGCCGGACGCGTTTCACGCCCACCCAGATGGGTTGCGAATCTGGGGCTTGAATGGCTAGTCAGACTGAGCCGTGAGCCAACAAGGCTGTGGCGTCGATATCTGCTGGGGCTGCCTCGTTTTGGTCTGTATGTACTATGGTGGCGGTTATGCGCCCTGCTTGGTAAAAAAATGGTGTAA
- the hpnR gene encoding hopanoid C-3 methylase HpnR — MKLLAVHPSALMYTRVFLRLEPLGLELVAGAARNAGHDVQLIDLQVEKHKDYWKLVEEFRPDAICFCGNYLANIPEIVDLCKETKDRFPDCFTIVGGHSVSFIPQDVLGLSEGAIDCILKGEGEPSIGPLLEGWLNGDISQVPGVVTTRFEGPPPTFVKSLDEVRPARDLLRHRNKYFIGTLDPAASIEFARGCPWDCTFCSAWTFYGRSYRTADPKVIADELEALKEPGVFIVDDVAFVHAEHGLAIAAEIRKRGIKKEYYLETRADVLLRNKEVFKEWSEIGLSYIFIGLEAVDEEGLKKFRKRVSVDSNFEALEYARSLGLMVAINLIADPSWTRERFETIRQWCLEIPDIVNISVTTPYPGTEIWHKEARRLTTRDYRLFDIQHAVLPTTLSLPEFYEELVKTQQVLNTKHMGWSALRDTVGIAARLLSKGQTNFVKMIWKFNSVFNPKLQLADHMRRPRYEMPIQPDVVDKMNVKELYVHGPGGRKSRTLDDDTEKFVDQTRMGADA; from the coding sequence ATGAAACTTTTGGCAGTACATCCGAGCGCATTGATGTACACAAGAGTGTTTCTGAGACTGGAGCCTCTTGGGCTTGAGCTGGTAGCGGGCGCTGCGAGAAACGCAGGCCATGATGTGCAGCTCATAGATCTGCAGGTTGAGAAGCATAAGGATTACTGGAAGCTGGTCGAGGAGTTCCGTCCTGATGCTATCTGCTTCTGCGGTAATTATCTGGCGAACATCCCTGAAATCGTCGATCTCTGTAAGGAGACGAAAGACCGTTTCCCGGATTGTTTCACCATCGTGGGTGGTCACTCCGTTTCCTTCATTCCGCAGGACGTTCTTGGTCTGTCGGAAGGCGCGATTGACTGTATTCTCAAGGGCGAAGGCGAGCCCAGCATTGGTCCACTGCTCGAAGGCTGGCTAAACGGGGATATTTCCCAGGTTCCGGGTGTTGTTACGACCAGGTTCGAAGGGCCACCTCCGACATTCGTCAAAAGCCTTGATGAGGTTCGTCCTGCCCGTGACCTGCTGCGTCACCGGAACAAGTATTTCATCGGCACGCTCGATCCGGCGGCTTCCATCGAGTTTGCTCGTGGCTGTCCCTGGGATTGCACGTTCTGTAGCGCCTGGACGTTCTATGGCCGTTCCTATCGCACGGCTGACCCAAAAGTCATCGCTGATGAGCTGGAGGCCCTGAAGGAGCCCGGCGTCTTCATCGTCGATGACGTTGCCTTTGTTCATGCCGAGCATGGTCTGGCGATCGCCGCGGAGATTCGCAAGCGCGGGATCAAGAAGGAATATTATCTTGAAACCCGCGCGGATGTCCTCCTCCGCAACAAGGAAGTGTTCAAGGAATGGAGCGAAATCGGTCTCAGTTACATCTTCATTGGACTTGAAGCGGTCGATGAAGAGGGGCTGAAAAAGTTCCGCAAGCGTGTTTCTGTGGATAGCAACTTTGAAGCGCTGGAATATGCCCGTTCACTGGGTCTGATGGTGGCGATCAACCTCATTGCGGACCCGTCATGGACAAGGGAGCGTTTTGAGACGATCCGTCAGTGGTGTCTGGAGATTCCGGATATCGTCAATATTTCGGTGACGACGCCTTATCCCGGCACCGAGATATGGCACAAGGAAGCACGTCGTCTGACAACGCGCGATTATCGTCTGTTTGACATTCAGCACGCGGTCCTGCCGACGACATTGTCCCTGCCTGAGTTCTATGAGGAACTGGTGAAAACCCAGCAGGTTCTGAACACCAAGCATATGGGATGGTCGGCTCTTCGGGATACGGTCGGTATTGCCGCCCGTCTGCTGAGCAAGGGGCAGACGAACTTCGTCAAGATGATCTGGAAGTTCAATTCCGTCTTCAATCCCAAGCTGCAACTGGCGGATCATATGCGCAGACCGCGCTATGAGATGCCGATTCAGCCGGACGTCGTTGATAAGATGAACGTCAAGGAACTGTATGTTCATGGTCCCGGAGGCAGGAAATCCCGCACCCTGGATGATGATACAGAAAAATTTGTGGATCAGACGCGTATGGGGGCTGACGCCTGA
- a CDS encoding glycosyltransferase family 4 protein, whose translation MKIIHVVRQFSPSVGGLEDSVLSVAFEQRAMGIDAQVITLNTVFNREGVLPPRESIQGIPVTRIPWCGSSRYPLAPSVIAHIGGADLIHVHAIDFFFDFFALTKFLARKPLVVSTHGGFFHSGAYAKLKKLWFATLTRASIAAYDKVVACSQNDADIFASVAKGRLITIENGINQSKFSDAASKTPVRTLISFGRFSPHKRLDRLFDLLAELKKQNSEWKLIIAGRPAEQSVSDLGKIAKRVGVQDAVEFIAEPSDEELRAALAFASWFASFSDHEGFGLAAVEAMSAGLIPVLSGIAPFRRLVGKTGAGLLLEENDMAGLAAKMEARQTDFKTMADARAFAIAGARSYDWKDVARRYVDVYAEILHVPMISSERVS comes from the coding sequence GTGAAAATTATTCATGTTGTGAGACAATTCAGTCCCTCAGTGGGAGGGCTGGAAGATTCTGTTCTGAGCGTTGCTTTTGAACAAAGGGCTATGGGCATTGACGCTCAGGTCATCACACTGAACACAGTGTTTAACAGGGAGGGGGTACTGCCGCCTCGTGAATCCATACAGGGTATTCCGGTCACGCGGATTCCTTGGTGTGGGTCCTCACGGTATCCGCTGGCTCCCAGCGTGATTGCGCATATCGGTGGGGCTGACCTCATTCATGTGCATGCAATTGATTTTTTCTTTGATTTCTTTGCACTGACAAAGTTTCTGGCCAGAAAGCCTCTTGTTGTTTCGACGCATGGTGGTTTTTTTCATAGTGGCGCTTATGCAAAGCTCAAGAAGCTATGGTTCGCAACGCTGACGCGGGCAAGCATCGCGGCATATGACAAAGTTGTGGCCTGCAGTCAGAATGATGCGGATATTTTTGCCAGCGTGGCAAAAGGTCGTCTGATTACCATTGAGAATGGGATCAATCAGTCGAAATTTTCTGATGCGGCTTCAAAGACACCTGTTCGCACACTGATAAGCTTCGGAAGGTTTTCGCCGCATAAACGTCTTGATCGTTTGTTTGATCTTCTGGCGGAATTGAAAAAACAGAATTCGGAATGGAAGCTGATTATCGCTGGAAGACCTGCGGAACAGTCTGTTTCAGATCTGGGAAAAATTGCGAAACGTGTCGGCGTGCAGGATGCTGTAGAGTTTATCGCAGAGCCTTCCGATGAAGAGTTGCGTGCTGCTCTTGCTTTCGCCAGTTGGTTTGCAAGCTTTTCAGATCATGAAGGATTTGGTCTGGCCGCAGTGGAAGCCATGTCGGCTGGTCTTATTCCGGTTCTCAGTGGGATAGCTCCGTTTCGTCGTCTTGTTGGGAAGACGGGTGCAGGGCTGTTGCTGGAAGAAAATGATATGGCAGGTCTGGCTGCTAAAATGGAAGCTCGGCAAACTGATTTTAAAACCATGGCGGATGCGAGAGCTTTTGCCATTGCAGGCGCTCGAAGCTACGACTGGAAGGATGTGGCTCGGCGGTACGTAGATGTGTATGCTGAGATTTTGCATGTGCCAATGATTTCGTCTGAACGTGTATCCTGA
- a CDS encoding outer membrane beta-barrel protein codes for MISKLRCRNENKRKIKLLFNILLFFILAWTVLCVPVAQAQLAQQYFPSELPGYSADSTGNVSLREVVQHRHTGIPVGAYILKPTASQQFGYRTSILGAPHTSSASLVTSAGLGVNSNWSRHAIGASMSVTNQAYPSISAANYTDWSAAAGGMLNLRRDMLSLGYTHSLRHLSATDLGNFGVGYPVPYSTDDVRMSYHKNWTRFALIPTASYDNYSFGQSQGNLPAASRNLGSLSHQLEMQVLQGRFEISKSNALVAVLRGSEAQFTPHAGQLSNDYVSGGGFVGIDLRADPVLQYRLLAGGETRRFTRGGGNPVTTPTAEAQILWMPDKLNTLTFSGQRGLFDPTSPFSRNQVMSSAQIIWDRELRKDVFFHGGVSYARTDSRSSTAGTRSRQQNQIGFRAALDWQFTRDIKFTLNYSHTSSYTKHGVPAVLDNGFSHATFTNNSITFGVAFAR; via the coding sequence ATGATTTCCAAACTCCGATGCCGAAATGAAAATAAAAGGAAAATAAAGCTTTTATTTAATATACTGTTGTTTTTTATACTGGCATGGACGGTTCTATGTGTCCCGGTTGCACAGGCTCAGCTTGCTCAGCAATATTTTCCAAGTGAATTGCCAGGTTATTCTGCAGATTCGACAGGGAATGTTTCTCTGAGAGAAGTTGTACAGCATAGACACACTGGTATCCCTGTTGGAGCTTATATCCTGAAGCCTACGGCATCTCAACAGTTCGGTTATAGAACGAGTATTCTGGGTGCTCCTCATACTTCTAGTGCTTCGCTCGTTACGTCGGCCGGACTAGGCGTGAATTCGAACTGGTCAAGACATGCTATTGGAGCGTCCATGTCAGTAACGAATCAGGCTTATCCATCAATAAGCGCTGCTAATTACACAGACTGGTCTGCTGCTGCGGGAGGGATGCTTAATCTTCGGCGTGACATGCTGTCTCTAGGGTATACTCATTCTCTGAGACATTTATCCGCAACGGATTTAGGTAACTTCGGAGTTGGTTACCCTGTGCCTTACAGCACAGACGATGTAAGGATGAGCTATCACAAAAATTGGACACGCTTCGCCCTTATTCCAACTGCTTCATACGACAATTATTCTTTTGGGCAGAGTCAGGGGAATTTACCAGCAGCTTCACGAAATCTAGGTTCTTTGAGTCATCAGTTGGAAATGCAAGTGCTTCAAGGACGTTTCGAAATTTCTAAAAGTAATGCACTCGTAGCGGTCTTGCGGGGATCTGAAGCGCAATTCACTCCTCATGCTGGACAATTGTCAAATGATTATGTCAGTGGAGGCGGTTTTGTAGGTATTGATCTTCGTGCTGATCCTGTTTTGCAGTATCGTTTGTTGGCAGGAGGAGAAACGCGTCGTTTTACACGGGGAGGAGGTAACCCTGTTACGACGCCAACAGCAGAAGCGCAGATATTATGGATGCCGGATAAACTGAATACCTTGACATTTTCTGGTCAGAGGGGGTTGTTTGACCCGACTTCTCCTTTTTCACGTAATCAGGTGATGTCAAGTGCTCAAATTATTTGGGATCGTGAGTTGAGAAAGGATGTATTTTTCCATGGAGGCGTGTCGTATGCGCGCACAGATTCTCGGTCATCTACTGCGGGAACTAGATCACGACAACAAAATCAGATCGGCTTCCGAGCTGCGTTGGATTGGCAATTTACACGCGATATTAAATTCACTTTGAATTATAGTCATACTTCCAGTTACACAAAGCATGGCGTGCCGGCTGTGCTAGATAACGGTTTTTCTCATGCCACATTCACAAACAATTCCATAACGTTTGGTGTGGCTTTTGCGCGTTAA
- a CDS encoding polysaccharide biosynthesis/export family protein, which translates to MSTSLIQRFVLVGISGLLLAACSPTHGLKPIPPVTGSYHLGAGDQIRILTYNDPQLSNSFSVSDAGTIAFPLLGTVTAAGQTPSDFATFLGNQLGTRGLLHKPSVSVEVMQYRPVFVLGEVQKPGQYNYLPGMTMETVVALAGGYTYRAIKNPASVVRTEGTPDGRPMKGKISEETYLAPGDVITIYERFF; encoded by the coding sequence ATGTCGACAAGTCTCATACAGCGCTTTGTGTTGGTCGGCATATCTGGCCTGCTTTTGGCCGCATGTTCTCCAACACATGGATTGAAACCGATCCCTCCCGTGACTGGCTCCTATCATCTGGGAGCCGGAGATCAGATCCGGATTCTGACATATAATGACCCTCAATTAAGTAATTCATTTTCTGTCAGTGATGCAGGGACGATAGCGTTTCCTTTATTGGGAACTGTTACAGCAGCCGGCCAGACACCATCGGACTTTGCTACGTTTCTGGGCAATCAACTGGGAACACGTGGTCTATTGCACAAACCAAGTGTTTCAGTGGAGGTGATGCAATACAGGCCGGTATTTGTTCTTGGAGAGGTACAGAAACCCGGTCAATATAACTATCTTCCTGGAATGACCATGGAGACAGTGGTGGCACTTGCTGGGGGATATACCTATCGAGCCATAAAAAATCCGGCGAGTGTGGTTCGAACAGAAGGAACCCCAGATGGTCGTCCGATGAAGGGCAAGATTTCGGAAGAGACTTATCTCGCCCCGGGTGATGTTATTACAATCTATGAACGGTTTTTCTGA
- a CDS encoding DUF2312 domain-containing protein — translation MSDVPFDIDDDAAASRARQAADPESNVGGIAADRLRSIIERVERLEEERKALAGDIKDIFSEAKSAGFDVATIKQILRLRKKEPSEIEEQETLLDIYKRALGM, via the coding sequence ATGTCTGACGTCCCTTTTGATATTGATGACGATGCTGCCGCCAGCCGCGCTCGCCAGGCTGCTGATCCGGAATCAAACGTAGGTGGTATTGCTGCAGACCGGCTGAGAAGCATCATCGAGCGGGTGGAACGTCTTGAAGAAGAGCGCAAAGCTCTGGCCGGGGATATTAAAGATATTTTCAGCGAGGCAAAATCTGCAGGATTTGATGTGGCGACCATCAAACAGATTTTACGATTGAGGAAAAAAGAGCCTTCTGAAATTGAAGAGCAGGAAACACTGCTTGATATCTACAAAAGAGCCCTTGGAATGTAA
- a CDS encoding exopolysaccharide biosynthesis polyprenyl glycosylphosphotransferase: MSDRRLVVDSGYAASGIEETQPLVEAPAIRQLLREPYPYLHSILAMVVRCLDAISVAAGTLVADWFEQGPFAHSGERGVEAASLVAVMVFCLFPKKSKLLAFPKIRRAKAQIRYLVTPVFAACIAYVCFSAILLSDGFVSLKMAAAWALFACIALSVERSVLTFCLHQPSIVTKLRRRVAIVGTGAVATDLVNRLCSDAGQAYSLFGQFDDVAHYDADRKLDGTLDNLIHRSRREALHAIILAFPEAGDAEARVRTVAVGLKPVLSDIYVTPNLVSGFDRVLPCEFLGENAVFVIQRRPLSDVQLIEKAIVDFILALCVSIFLLPFLIGVAIAIKCDSKGPVFFRQPRIGKNGREFMVYKFRSMHTHMSDLMAERQTSRDDPRVTRIGKWLRRLSIDEVPQLLNVLKGEMSLVGPRPHAPHTRAGGLLLDDALAEYVLRYHVKPGITGWAQINGARGELVTIDDLKKRVAYDLDYIRRWSLVFDFRIMILTIIREVFSRHAF, from the coding sequence ATGAGTGACCGACGCTTGGTTGTGGATTCAGGTTATGCGGCCTCTGGCATTGAGGAGACTCAGCCATTGGTGGAAGCCCCGGCTATACGCCAGTTATTGAGGGAACCTTATCCTTATCTCCACAGTATTCTGGCGATGGTCGTTCGCTGTCTGGACGCCATTTCCGTCGCAGCCGGGACGCTGGTTGCAGACTGGTTTGAGCAGGGCCCTTTTGCTCATTCTGGAGAAAGAGGCGTGGAAGCGGCCAGTCTGGTCGCTGTTATGGTTTTCTGTCTTTTCCCCAAAAAGTCAAAACTCCTTGCCTTTCCAAAAATCAGGCGTGCCAAAGCGCAGATTCGCTATCTGGTTACGCCCGTTTTTGCTGCATGCATTGCGTATGTCTGTTTCTCGGCCATTCTGTTGTCGGATGGGTTCGTGTCACTGAAAATGGCTGCCGCGTGGGCGCTGTTTGCATGTATTGCGCTTTCCGTCGAAAGGTCAGTGCTGACATTCTGCCTGCATCAGCCCTCCATCGTGACCAAGCTGCGCCGGCGGGTTGCTATCGTTGGAACGGGAGCTGTGGCAACGGATCTGGTGAACCGCCTGTGTTCGGATGCAGGGCAGGCCTATTCTCTCTTCGGTCAATTCGACGATGTTGCTCATTATGATGCTGACCGAAAACTGGATGGAACGCTCGATAATCTGATTCACAGGAGCCGTCGGGAGGCGCTGCACGCCATCATTCTGGCGTTTCCAGAGGCGGGGGATGCGGAGGCCAGGGTTCGTACTGTAGCGGTTGGTCTGAAGCCTGTGCTTTCGGATATTTACGTCACTCCAAATCTCGTCTCTGGTTTTGACCGTGTTCTTCCCTGCGAATTTCTGGGTGAGAATGCTGTCTTTGTGATTCAGAGACGACCGCTCTCCGATGTTCAGCTTATTGAGAAAGCGATTGTCGATTTTATTCTGGCTCTCTGCGTTTCCATCTTTCTCCTCCCGTTTCTTATCGGCGTTGCGATTGCCATAAAGTGTGATTCGAAAGGCCCTGTTTTCTTTCGACAGCCCCGGATCGGAAAGAACGGCAGGGAATTTATGGTCTACAAGTTCCGCTCCATGCATACCCATATGTCGGATCTCATGGCGGAACGTCAGACAAGCCGTGACGATCCCCGTGTCACGCGTATCGGAAAATGGTTGCGGCGTCTGAGTATTGACGAGGTTCCCCAACTGCTGAATGTGCTCAAGGGAGAAATGTCGCTGGTCGGTCCCAGACCTCATGCGCCTCACACGCGTGCCGGCGGTTTGCTACTCGATGACGCTCTGGCCGAATATGTTTTGCGTTATCATGTCAAACCCGGCATCACCGGTTGGGCGCAGATCAATGGTGCCCGTGGTGAGCTTGTCACGATTGACGACCTGAAAAAGAGGGTGGCTTACGATCTTGATTATATCCGCCGCTGGTCTCTTGTTTTTGATTTCAGGATCATGATTCTGACCATCATCAGGGAGGTCTTCAGTCGTCATGCGTTCTGA